In Sulfitobacter albidus, the following proteins share a genomic window:
- the folK gene encoding 2-amino-4-hydroxy-6-hydroxymethyldihydropteridine diphosphokinase — protein sequence MSQYATTGKSGGKSPSVRSTILVALGSNAPYEDASPRAIIQSAIEVLADLSGAAPRVSRFFATPAFPPGSGPAFVNAALAVEVGWSPQEALAHLHSIESTQGRVRAVRWGQRTLDLDLIACGATVLPDARTHAQWRDLDPQAQRLRAPQELILPHPRVQDRAFVLVPLMDVAPEWVHPLLGRSVREMYDALPPEALAEVKPL from the coding sequence ATGTCGCAATATGCAACAACGGGGAAAAGCGGCGGAAAATCGCCCTCCGTCAGGTCAACAATACTCGTCGCGCTGGGATCCAACGCACCTTATGAAGATGCCAGCCCGCGCGCAATAATTCAATCAGCGATTGAAGTGCTGGCGGATTTGAGCGGTGCGGCGCCGCGGGTGAGCCGCTTTTTCGCGACACCGGCCTTTCCGCCGGGCAGCGGGCCTGCGTTCGTGAACGCGGCGCTGGCGGTCGAGGTCGGCTGGTCGCCGCAGGAGGCCCTCGCCCATCTGCACAGCATCGAAAGCACGCAGGGGCGGGTGCGTGCCGTGCGCTGGGGCCAGCGCACGCTGGATCTGGATCTGATCGCGTGCGGCGCCACGGTGCTGCCCGACGCGCGCACCCATGCGCAGTGGCGCGATCTGGATCCGCAGGCCCAGCGGTTGCGCGCCCCACAAGAGCTGATCCTGCCACACCCGCGCGTGCAGGACCGTGCCTTTGTTCTCGTGCCCTTGATGGACGTCGCGCCCGAGTGGGTCCACCCGCTGTTGGGGCGCAGCGTGCGCGAGATGTACGATGCCCTGCCGCCTGAGGCATTGGCAGAGGTGAAGCCCCTGTAA
- a CDS encoding NYN domain-containing protein, protein MFYKDERLALFIDGSNLYAAAKALGFDIDYKLLRQEFMRRGKLLRAFYYTALLENDEYSPIRPLVDWLHYNGFSMVTKPAKEYTDSMGRRKVKGNMDIELAVDAMELAPRVDHIVIFSGDGDFRPLVESLQRQGVRVSVVSTIRSQPPMISDELRRQADNFIDLDDLRDVIGRPPRDPAPARDDD, encoded by the coding sequence ATGTTTTATAAGGACGAGCGGCTTGCGCTCTTTATTGACGGCTCGAATCTCTACGCAGCGGCCAAGGCTCTCGGTTTCGACATAGATTACAAACTGTTGCGGCAGGAATTCATGCGGCGCGGCAAACTGCTGCGCGCTTTTTACTATACCGCCCTTCTGGAAAACGACGAATATTCTCCCATTCGCCCCCTGGTCGATTGGCTGCACTACAACGGTTTTTCCATGGTGACAAAACCGGCCAAGGAATACACCGACAGCATGGGGCGCCGGAAGGTGAAGGGGAACATGGATATCGAGCTGGCGGTTGACGCGATGGAACTGGCGCCGCGCGTCGATCACATCGTCATCTTTTCGGGCGACGGTGATTTCCGCCCGCTGGTCGAATCATTGCAACGTCAGGGCGTGCGCGTCTCGGTCGTCTCGACCATCCGCAGCCAGCCCCCGATGATCTCGGACGAATTGCGCCGCCAGGCGGACAATTTCATCGACCTTGACGATCTGCGCGACGTGATCGGCCGCCCGCCCCGCGATCCCGCGCCCGCCCGCGACGACGACTGA
- a CDS encoding helix-turn-helix transcriptional regulator, producing the protein MLLDTAAKIENETDPDCLWQAAREGLGTAGIDHMVYITVGNDFSDLFVRTTVKELYHERPPREDPFLRYCCESYEVILAGAAFVDRHPYISPEERAFIERAATFGFNAALAIPMRLMGADRFGGFIIGNGQSAVDFQRTIVPRTEELRLFCMIVHRRLEELIPRADRPARTERPALVARALPAAFDQLTPRETEVILMLAQGKTRAQSARICGISIHTLSDYAKQGYRKLGVTSAAAAAALLLEEAGGLPGVAPSGRRSP; encoded by the coding sequence GTGCTCCTCGATACCGCCGCGAAAATCGAGAATGAAACCGATCCGGACTGCCTCTGGCAGGCCGCGCGCGAGGGTCTTGGGACGGCGGGCATTGACCACATGGTCTATATCACCGTCGGCAATGATTTCTCGGACCTCTTCGTGCGCACCACCGTCAAGGAGTTGTATCACGAGCGTCCACCGCGGGAGGATCCGTTCCTGCGCTACTGCTGCGAAAGTTACGAAGTGATTCTCGCCGGCGCGGCCTTTGTCGACCGCCATCCCTATATCTCGCCCGAAGAACGTGCGTTCATCGAACGCGCCGCGACCTTCGGGTTCAACGCCGCACTCGCCATACCGATGCGCCTGATGGGGGCCGACCGATTTGGCGGCTTTATCATCGGCAACGGACAATCAGCTGTCGATTTCCAGCGCACCATCGTGCCGCGCACCGAAGAGCTGCGGCTGTTTTGCATGATCGTCCACCGCCGCCTCGAAGAATTGATCCCCCGCGCGGACCGGCCCGCCCGCACCGAGCGTCCCGCGCTGGTGGCCCGCGCCCTGCCCGCGGCGTTCGATCAGCTCACCCCGCGCGAAACCGAGGTGATCCTGATGCTCGCCCAGGGCAAAACCCGCGCCCAAAGCGCCAGGATCTGCGGCATCTCTATCCACACGCTGTCGGATTACGCCAAACAGGGCTATCGCAAACTGGGCGTGACCAGCGCGGCGGCGGCGGCAGCCCTGCTGCTGGAAGAGGCCGGTGGGCTTCCCGGTGTCGCACCCTCCGGCCGCCGCAGCCCGTAG
- the ispH gene encoding 4-hydroxy-3-methylbut-2-enyl diphosphate reductase, translating into MSNAPLTLYLAAPRGFCAGVDRAIKIVEMALEKWGAPVYVRHEIVHNKFVVDGLRDKGAVFVEELSECPDDRPVIFSAHGVPKSVPSAAQARNMVYVDATCPLVSKVHIEAQRHADNGLQMVMIGHAGHPETVGTMGQLPEGEVLLVETPDDVATLDVRDPARLAYVTQTTLSVDDTADIVAALQARFPAIVGPHKEDICYATTNRQEAVKAMAPKCDAMLVVGAPNSSNSKRLVEVGARAGCAYAQLVQRADDIDWRALDGITSVGITAGASAPEVLINEVIDAFRARYDVTTELVETAVENVEFKVPRVLREPA; encoded by the coding sequence ATGTCCAATGCCCCCCTGACCCTGTATCTCGCCGCCCCGCGCGGGTTCTGCGCGGGCGTGGACCGCGCGATCAAGATCGTCGAGATGGCGCTGGAAAAATGGGGCGCGCCCGTCTACGTGCGCCACGAGATCGTGCATAACAAATTCGTCGTCGACGGGCTGCGCGACAAGGGCGCCGTATTTGTCGAAGAGCTGTCGGAATGTCCCGACGACCGCCCGGTCATCTTTTCCGCCCACGGCGTGCCCAAATCCGTGCCCAGCGCCGCGCAGGCGCGCAACATGGTCTATGTCGATGCCACCTGCCCGCTGGTCAGCAAGGTCCATATCGAAGCACAGCGCCACGCCGACAACGGCCTGCAAATGGTGATGATCGGCCACGCGGGCCATCCCGAAACCGTCGGCACGATGGGCCAGTTGCCCGAGGGCGAGGTGCTGCTGGTCGAGACGCCGGATGACGTGGCCACGCTCGACGTGCGCGACCCCGCGCGGCTGGCCTACGTCACGCAGACCACGCTCAGCGTTGACGATACCGCCGATATCGTCGCGGCCCTTCAGGCGCGCTTCCCGGCCATCGTCGGCCCGCACAAGGAAGACATCTGCTACGCCACCACCAACCGTCAGGAAGCGGTCAAGGCGATGGCCCCCAAATGCGACGCGATGCTGGTGGTCGGCGCGCCCAACTCGTCGAATTCCAAACGTCTGGTCGAGGTCGGCGCCCGCGCCGGCTGCGCCTACGCCCAGCTGGTCCAGCGCGCCGATGACATCGACTGGCGCGCGCTCGACGGGATCACCTCGGTCGGCATCACCGCCGGGGCCTCGGCGCCCGAAGTGCTCATCAACGAGGTCATCGATGCCTTCCGCGCCCGCTATGACGTGACGACCGAATTGGTCGAGACGGCGGTCGAGAATGTCGAATTCAAGGTGCCCCGCGTCCTGCGCGAACCCGCGTGA
- a CDS encoding DUF1905 domain-containing protein yields the protein MSEPVDFDGRIEPMEWGRNTYTVVRLPEAILARLGHPKRVEGEIADHPVNLAVTRAPVLDDAFLYTGKALLKAADIAPGDEITIRLRAADPNHVDTPRMCCWPCANPNV from the coding sequence GTGAGCGAACCCGTCGACTTCGACGGCCGGATCGAGCCGATGGAATGGGGGCGCAACACCTATACCGTGGTGCGCCTGCCAGAGGCCATCCTCGCCCGGCTTGGCCACCCCAAGCGGGTGGAGGGGGAGATCGCCGATCATCCCGTCAATCTTGCCGTCACACGCGCGCCGGTCCTTGACGATGCGTTTCTCTACACCGGCAAGGCGCTGCTGAAGGCCGCCGACATCGCGCCGGGGGACGAAATCACCATCCGCCTTCGCGCCGCCGATCCGAACCACGTCGACACCCCGAGGATGTGCTGCTGGCCCTGCGCCAATCCGAACGTCTGA
- a CDS encoding YdeI/OmpD-associated family protein translates to MLLALRQSERLTAWNALTPGKRRGLIAPIEAAARPETRAKRIAALLRAL, encoded by the coding sequence GTGCTGCTGGCCCTGCGCCAATCCGAACGTCTGACCGCGTGGAACGCCCTCACCCCCGGCAAACGCCGCGGCCTCATCGCCCCGATCGAGGCCGCCGCCCGCCCCGAAACCCGCGCCAAACGCATCGCGGCCCTGCTGCGCGCGCTGTAG